In a single window of the Methylococcus sp. Mc7 genome:
- a CDS encoding nucleotidyltransferase domain-containing protein, with amino-acid sequence MRMTQHQIETVRRLVHSRFGEDADVWLFGSRVDDSKKGGDYDFLIETSLKQSDAIIEQKIALLGDLQTSVSFEDEKIDLIVKRRGSNFDIPIYSIAKKEGVRL; translated from the coding sequence GTGCGTATGACACAGCACCAAATCGAAACTGTCAGGAGGCTTGTCCACAGCCGCTTCGGTGAGGATGCCGATGTATGGCTGTTCGGGTCACGGGTTGATGATAGCAAAAAGGGTGGCGATTATGATTTTCTCATCGAAACTTCATTGAAACAGTCCGATGCTATTATCGAACAAAAAATAGCTTTGCTTGGGGATCTTCAAACGTCGGTTTCTTTTGAGGATGAAAAAATCGATTTGATTGTGAAACGGCGGGGTTCCAATTTCGACATTCCTATCTATTCGATAGCGAAGAAAGAGGGGGTTAGGTTGTGA
- a CDS encoding transposase, whose protein sequence is MVQELRNADARGDSRTLAWVLMPDHLHWLFELQAVSLSTVVGRFKQASARNVKGLLECKGQRLWQPGFHDRAVRKEEDIRAIARYVVANPLRAGLVKRLGDYPHWDAVWL, encoded by the coding sequence GTGGTGCAGGAACTGCGCAATGCGGATGCGCGAGGTGACTCCCGGACGTTGGCCTGGGTGTTGATGCCGGACCACCTGCATTGGTTGTTCGAGTTGCAGGCTGTCTCTCTGTCCACGGTGGTGGGGCGGTTCAAGCAGGCCTCGGCCCGGAATGTGAAAGGTTTGCTTGAGTGCAAGGGGCAGCGTCTTTGGCAGCCAGGATTCCATGACCGGGCGGTCCGGAAAGAGGAGGATATTCGCGCCATCGCCCGGTACGTTGTCGCAAATCCGTTGCGGGCGGGGCTTGTGAAGCGTTTGGGGGATTATCCTCATTGGGATGCGGTGTGGCTTTAG
- a CDS encoding O-antigen ligase: MDSLDPLDPASFCAECRRLVAAVFDKGLFSVLLALILWLPLPWGSNWEGAVYFFSSVVFVLGAACCLLHAHGGLPLTTSFRKAWPALLLIGASVLWIAFQGSPWFSDLAEKLLPRAALIYPDARQIDPSLLSSFSTDPYYTRLAAFRGAAYLAMFAIILLLTRDQQRVRWLAYVMGACGVFEALYGSAKSLTGLEFGFFGKEVGKSVATGTFANRNHLAGLLEMTLAVGIGLLIAGRFSSPGGNWRDWLRGVATFLLSDKAPLRIAVVIMAIGLVLTRSRMGNVGFAVSLTVAGAVYLLLARSSKFSSGLVLAILFSIVLVDLVVVGSYFGIEEVAQRLEQTSVAEAANRVDLFDYAVPYVLDYLPFGSGAGSFEASFLPYGGPEVVIPYDHVHNDYLEFLGEWGIVGVLPMALAVASSLIVALFALRQRHDALLRATAFASFMGILALLIHSFVDFNLQIPANAGFFVVLMALAWISAFCHQHRNGTRTSPILDAEDENRPPRRRHK; encoded by the coding sequence TTGGACTCGCTGGATCCGCTCGATCCGGCGAGTTTTTGCGCCGAATGCAGACGGCTTGTGGCTGCGGTATTTGACAAGGGTTTGTTTTCTGTTTTGTTGGCCTTGATCCTGTGGCTGCCACTGCCTTGGGGCAGCAACTGGGAAGGGGCTGTTTATTTTTTTTCCAGTGTCGTATTCGTGCTCGGGGCCGCCTGTTGCCTGTTGCATGCCCACGGCGGGCTTCCGCTCACGACCTCGTTTCGCAAGGCATGGCCCGCCTTGCTCCTGATTGGCGCGAGTGTCTTGTGGATAGCTTTTCAAGGTTCACCCTGGTTTTCTGATCTGGCGGAAAAGTTGCTTCCTCGAGCCGCGCTAATCTATCCGGATGCTCGCCAGATCGATCCCAGCCTTTTGTCGTCGTTCAGTACCGATCCGTACTACACTCGCCTTGCGGCATTCCGGGGCGCGGCCTATCTGGCCATGTTCGCGATCATTCTGTTGCTTACCCGCGATCAGCAGAGGGTCCGATGGCTGGCCTATGTGATGGGGGCATGCGGGGTGTTCGAAGCCTTGTACGGCTCGGCCAAGTCATTGACTGGCTTGGAGTTTGGTTTCTTCGGCAAGGAAGTGGGGAAATCCGTCGCGACAGGTACCTTCGCCAACCGCAATCACCTTGCCGGCCTGCTGGAGATGACGCTGGCGGTGGGGATCGGGTTGCTGATCGCCGGGAGGTTTTCCTCGCCGGGCGGCAACTGGCGCGACTGGTTGCGGGGGGTGGCGACTTTCCTGCTCAGCGACAAGGCGCCTCTTCGCATCGCCGTCGTGATCATGGCCATCGGTCTGGTGCTCACCCGGTCGCGCATGGGAAACGTGGGGTTCGCGGTTTCCTTGACCGTCGCCGGGGCCGTGTACCTGCTGCTCGCCCGGTCGTCGAAATTTTCCAGCGGACTGGTGTTGGCCATATTGTTTAGCATCGTGCTCGTCGATCTCGTGGTCGTCGGCAGTTATTTCGGAATCGAGGAGGTGGCTCAGCGTTTGGAGCAGACCTCGGTGGCGGAGGCGGCGAATCGGGTCGATCTGTTCGACTACGCGGTGCCTTATGTTTTGGACTACTTGCCGTTCGGCTCCGGAGCGGGTTCGTTCGAGGCATCTTTTCTGCCTTATGGTGGGCCGGAGGTGGTCATTCCCTACGATCACGTCCATAATGACTATCTGGAGTTTCTCGGCGAATGGGGTATCGTAGGGGTTCTGCCCATGGCGCTTGCGGTGGCGTCGAGTCTGATAGTCGCTTTGTTTGCGCTGCGTCAGCGGCATGACGCCTTGCTGAGGGCTACGGCTTTTGCCTCTTTCATGGGTATCCTGGCGCTATTGATACATTCATTCGTTGACTTCAATTTGCAGATACCGGCAAACGCGGGCTTCTTTGTTGTGCTCATGGCGCTGGCCTGGATTTCGGCCTTTTGTCATCAGCATCGTAATGGCACCAGAACATCGCCGATTCTGGATGCCGAGGACGAAAATAGACCGCCCCGAAGGAGACATAAGTGA
- a CDS encoding outer membrane beta-barrel protein: MNRVYVFCRLILLFGIFASTPIASVAAEGVGSSTSSGYASYTSPLVSGGGDSPYLRTRPILDTGEAPTEGAGWLEGFRLPLLTRIRVGEYYDDNVFYNNLNRRSSFVTIVNPQFLVPMRLGKQNLGLAYSFRGSIYENASQNNYVDNYVNAFGDLEFNHRARLMLSGSLVFAHDPIGTMFSQGNVVNLLNEPNEWHEGTFGAQFRYGADKAKGRFDLYFNFVSRAYDNHPLLTKQRDVNGYTLGGTFYYRVMPKTSLLVQVDQILSDYQYTPPGAPSLDSLQGRYLAGVLWEPTAKTAGSIRVGYLTKDFSDSSLGSFGLPTYEAAVSWAPQTYSTFRLAASKVFNESVYAGAIFSDSQYYALAWNHVWLKRFSSRLEVNAREDKYQNSDINNRGYGVFAGFYYKPQHWLTTGLNYFYNQRHSTRDELDYDRNMIELSLQMNM, encoded by the coding sequence ATGAACCGAGTGTATGTCTTCTGCCGTCTGATCCTGTTGTTCGGGATATTTGCGTCGACACCTATTGCAAGTGTGGCTGCCGAAGGTGTGGGGTCGAGCACTTCAAGCGGCTATGCTTCATACACTTCTCCCTTGGTGTCGGGGGGCGGGGATAGTCCTTATCTGCGCACCCGCCCCATCCTGGATACCGGCGAAGCGCCGACCGAGGGTGCCGGCTGGCTGGAAGGGTTTCGGCTGCCGTTATTGACGCGAATTCGGGTGGGTGAGTACTACGACGATAATGTTTTCTATAACAACCTGAATCGCCGGTCTTCTTTCGTGACCATCGTGAATCCGCAATTTCTGGTTCCGATGCGTTTGGGCAAACAGAATTTGGGACTGGCTTATTCATTCCGCGGCAGCATTTACGAAAATGCCTCGCAGAATAACTATGTCGACAATTATGTCAATGCTTTTGGGGACTTGGAGTTCAACCACCGTGCCAGGCTGATGTTGAGCGGAAGTTTGGTTTTTGCCCATGATCCGATCGGTACGATGTTCAGTCAGGGTAATGTGGTCAATTTGCTAAACGAGCCGAACGAATGGCATGAAGGGACTTTTGGAGCCCAGTTCCGTTATGGGGCGGACAAGGCAAAAGGCCGCTTTGACCTTTACTTCAATTTTGTGAGCAGAGCCTACGACAACCATCCTTTGCTCACCAAGCAGAGAGACGTCAATGGCTATACGCTCGGTGGGACGTTTTACTACCGGGTGATGCCAAAAACCTCGCTATTGGTCCAAGTGGATCAGATTTTGTCAGACTACCAGTACACTCCACCGGGCGCACCATCATTGGATAGCCTTCAAGGTCGTTACCTGGCAGGTGTGTTGTGGGAACCGACTGCAAAAACCGCCGGTTCGATCCGCGTGGGGTACTTGACCAAGGATTTCAGTGACTCATCACTGGGCTCCTTCGGGCTGCCGACTTATGAAGCTGCGGTTTCGTGGGCACCCCAGACCTATTCGACGTTTCGGCTTGCCGCATCGAAAGTCTTCAACGAATCGGTTTATGCGGGAGCGATATTCAGCGATAGTCAATATTATGCTCTGGCCTGGAACCATGTGTGGCTGAAACGCTTCAGCAGCCGGCTTGAAGTCAACGCTCGGGAAGACAAATATCAGAATTCCGATATCAATAATAGGGGCTACGGCGTGTTTGCGGGTTTTTATTACAAGCCTCAGCACTGGCTGACGACTGGGCTTAATTATTTCTACAATCAGAGGCATTCGACCCGGGACGAGTTAGACTATGATCGTAACATGATAGAATTGAGTCTTCAGATGAATATGTAA
- a CDS encoding polysaccharide biosynthesis/export family protein, whose product MLKLGGRNKADMQRIIYFGCFLFALISFCCHGEERPAVSDYRLGSGDLIKIYVLNEENLSMEVRLSDAGTISYPFLGEIHALGRTVSELAAEITRGLKGPYLVDPKVSVSVIEYRKFFIGGEVKAPGGYPFQPGLTIQKAVALAGGFTERASSDIVVIHEDDPMQTPVEANVMTPVRPGDVITIKESFF is encoded by the coding sequence ATGTTGAAACTGGGGGGACGGAATAAAGCCGATATGCAACGGATTATATATTTTGGTTGTTTTTTGTTTGCGCTGATCTCGTTCTGTTGCCACGGCGAGGAACGTCCCGCGGTGTCCGACTACCGCTTGGGTTCGGGTGATCTGATCAAGATTTACGTTCTCAATGAGGAAAACCTCAGTATGGAGGTCCGCCTGAGCGATGCCGGGACGATTTCGTATCCATTTCTAGGGGAAATTCATGCCTTGGGGCGTACCGTAAGCGAGCTCGCGGCCGAAATCACTCGTGGTCTGAAGGGGCCTTATTTGGTCGATCCTAAGGTTAGCGTGAGCGTGATCGAGTACCGGAAGTTTTTCATCGGAGGCGAGGTAAAAGCCCCGGGTGGTTATCCATTTCAGCCAGGCCTCACGATACAGAAGGCGGTTGCGTTGGCGGGAGGCTTCACGGAAAGGGCCTCGAGTGACATTGTGGTGATCCATGAAGATGATCCAATGCAAACGCCGGTCGAGGCAAATGTGATGACGCCGGTGCGACCAGGGGATGTCATCACCATCAAAGAAAGCTTTTTCTGA
- a CDS encoding polysaccharide biosynthesis tyrosine autokinase, with amino-acid sequence MNDKNIYSPIVQSNIPQVVNVPYDGGVYQPDEEQFDLRRYWSVIRRHLWGILGLAGSVSVLTFLILLSMTPIYRATATLIVEPKEQKVVSVEELYGVDTKSRDYYLTQVEILKSRAVARRVVETLQLVSNPEFINKEENVADLPEEVGPVGPYGPQIPTQVAFGRASTLPEEDNADADSSGWESWLDWRAWSPFGAFQSSASAYATGDPLDAVTDKFLRRLSVNQIRNTRLVQISFDAASPELAMQVANAVCEAYIDINLDARSEGTQLASKWLATRLEGLRQKLEESERRLQAYLETQNLVDLHGRAFSGGSSADGSSSGVSSLSASQLSDLNARYIDARKTRLEAETLYGQIANLGGVVPENIESMPAIYGDETVRNLKQQEHEALTRVNELASRYGAQHPERVTAETHLESIRTALKKQIASVAGRLKQQIAAAYANENALAGQIDSIKNELQGIARKESVYRQLQREVQSNRELYEMFFKRLKETSEAGDLQPSNARVMDAAVLPKFPVKPNKRLGVTIAFVLSLMAGIGLAFLLDFMDKSFRSSEEVEQKLGLPLLGLVPLVIQKQKRGVKEDVSKVFLEDPRGTFAESVRTIRTGIMLSSLDDPRMSILVTSSVPGEGKSSISMSLAYALAQLNSRVLVVEADLRRPNLAKRCGLSAKMPGLSNLVAQTATLEECIHHYEAGNIDLMPAGIVPPNPLELLSSHRFAEAMTELESEYDAIILDAPPMQPVSDALALSRLVRSVIYVVQAEKTPVHMARSGIDRLRKVRAPLTGVVLSQLNMEKSRRGYSSYYYSDYYYGSYQQEGAHE; translated from the coding sequence ATGAATGACAAGAATATCTATTCGCCGATAGTTCAGAGCAACATTCCCCAGGTAGTCAATGTGCCGTATGATGGTGGGGTATATCAGCCAGACGAAGAGCAATTCGATCTGAGGCGATACTGGAGCGTTATTCGCCGCCATCTTTGGGGCATTCTGGGTCTCGCGGGATCGGTGTCGGTGCTGACATTCCTGATTCTGTTGTCAATGACGCCGATTTATCGGGCCACCGCGACCTTGATCGTCGAACCGAAAGAGCAGAAAGTTGTTTCTGTGGAAGAGCTCTACGGGGTCGATACGAAGAGTAGGGATTATTACCTCACTCAGGTGGAGATCTTGAAATCCCGCGCTGTTGCAAGAAGGGTGGTTGAAACCTTGCAGTTGGTGTCAAATCCGGAGTTCATCAACAAAGAAGAGAATGTCGCGGATTTACCTGAAGAAGTCGGGCCGGTGGGGCCGTACGGTCCTCAAATTCCGACCCAGGTGGCCTTCGGGAGGGCCTCGACATTGCCGGAGGAAGACAACGCGGACGCCGATTCCAGCGGATGGGAATCCTGGTTGGACTGGCGGGCGTGGTCGCCGTTCGGTGCGTTTCAGTCTAGCGCTTCGGCCTATGCGACGGGGGATCCGCTCGACGCCGTAACCGACAAATTCCTGAGGCGTTTGAGCGTGAATCAGATCCGGAATACCCGCCTGGTGCAAATATCGTTCGATGCTGCGAGCCCGGAGCTTGCGATGCAGGTCGCCAACGCGGTGTGTGAAGCTTATATCGATATCAACCTGGATGCTCGTTCGGAAGGGACCCAATTGGCGTCGAAGTGGCTTGCCACGCGCCTCGAGGGGTTGCGCCAGAAATTGGAGGAATCGGAGCGCCGTTTACAGGCTTATCTTGAAACCCAGAATCTGGTCGATCTTCATGGCAGGGCATTCTCCGGTGGTTCGTCAGCAGACGGATCGTCCTCGGGCGTTTCTTCGCTGAGCGCCAGCCAATTGAGCGATTTGAACGCGAGATACATCGATGCGCGGAAAACACGTTTGGAGGCCGAAACGCTCTACGGTCAGATTGCCAACCTCGGGGGCGTGGTGCCGGAGAATATCGAGAGCATGCCGGCCATCTACGGCGACGAGACCGTGCGCAATCTCAAACAACAGGAACATGAGGCGCTGACCCGCGTCAATGAGCTTGCCAGCCGCTACGGCGCCCAGCATCCGGAGCGAGTGACGGCGGAGACGCATCTCGAGTCGATACGCACGGCGTTGAAGAAGCAGATTGCCAGCGTGGCCGGCCGTTTGAAGCAGCAGATCGCCGCGGCTTATGCCAATGAGAATGCCTTGGCGGGGCAGATCGATTCGATCAAGAATGAATTGCAGGGGATTGCCCGGAAGGAAAGCGTATATCGCCAATTACAGCGTGAGGTGCAGTCCAACCGTGAGCTTTACGAGATGTTTTTCAAACGCTTGAAGGAGACCTCCGAAGCGGGCGATCTGCAGCCCTCCAACGCACGTGTCATGGACGCGGCGGTTTTGCCTAAGTTTCCCGTCAAGCCGAACAAGAGACTGGGCGTGACCATCGCTTTCGTCCTTTCCCTGATGGCCGGAATCGGCTTGGCCTTCCTGCTCGATTTCATGGACAAGTCGTTCAGGAGTTCGGAGGAAGTGGAGCAGAAGCTGGGGCTCCCCTTGCTGGGCCTGGTGCCGCTGGTGATCCAGAAGCAGAAGCGCGGAGTCAAGGAAGATGTTTCCAAGGTTTTCCTGGAGGATCCGAGGGGGACGTTCGCGGAATCGGTGCGTACCATCCGCACCGGTATCATGCTGTCGTCGCTGGATGACCCGCGCATGAGCATCCTGGTGACCTCATCCGTTCCGGGCGAAGGGAAGTCGTCGATTTCGATGAGCCTGGCCTATGCGCTGGCTCAGCTCAATTCCAGGGTGCTGGTCGTGGAGGCGGACCTGAGGCGGCCCAACCTGGCGAAGCGTTGCGGCTTGTCCGCGAAGATGCCGGGACTGTCGAACCTGGTGGCGCAGACGGCGACGCTCGAGGAATGCATCCATCATTACGAGGCGGGTAATATCGATCTGATGCCGGCCGGTATCGTGCCGCCGAATCCGCTGGAGCTGCTGTCTTCGCACCGCTTCGCGGAAGCGATGACGGAGCTCGAGAGCGAGTACGACGCGATCATCCTCGACGCGCCGCCGATGCAGCCGGTGAGCGATGCGCTGGCTTTGTCCCGGCTGGTCCGGTCGGTGATCTACGTGGTTCAGGCGGAAAAAACGCCGGTGCACATGGCGCGCTCGGGCATCGACCGGTTGCGCAAGGTCCGCGCGCCGCTGACCGGTGTGGTCTTGAGCCAGTTGAACATGGAAAAAAGCCGGCGCGGCTACAGCAGCTATTACTACAGCGACTACTATTATGGGAGTTACCAACAGGAAGGTGCCCACGAGTGA